gattATGTAGTACACTGTGCCATTCCGTCTCTGGTGGTCATAAAAGCCAAATAATGCAGCTTTAAAAGAGAAACCAAAATAAGACCAGGTTTCCACTGCATGAAGGAGCTCAAACCACAATTTCTATCTGTGATTCCAAAAGCAGAACAAATAGATCtgtttctgccccccccccccccccccccccccaatatcaATACTATTATTAACAAAGTGTCGCTTTCTCGTGAAGATTTTTCATGTTCCATCTATAATACTgtctaaaacatttttctccattctgGTAAATATGGAGAGAACTGTTTTATAGTCCTTATTGAGTAAACGTATAGGGCACCACATCTCTATACGAGCTAAATCCTTCCCAGTTTAGGGATAAATGTAATGAGTTGGTGGAAGTGCACCATTATGTATAGGCCTACTGTCATTTCCACAGAAACTGGGAGCATCATTTTATACCCTTAGCCGCAATTCCAAATTTACCGGGATCATCACTTTCCTTCAATCCAAAAATACATTAGTTTTCCTTATCTAAAGTAAAGATGCCGTCACTTCTTGTCATCTttggaaatatataaatattactgGCTGTATTTCCAGGAcatcttatttttttgcagtggaGCTCCCAGAATTTTGTTTTCCTAAGCAAAGTTTTGCTCTCTTTCTTCTATCCTTCCATCCTTCAGGATCTAACAAGAGCTCCTTCATCACCGAACAGCTGATAaggtgttgatttttttttttttttttttttgtagctgaagtatttattaattcatgtgTTCGAAAGTTGCATCACGGCGTAGCTTAACACTGGCACGTGCAATTTTCCATGCTGCTGTTCATACTATCCCACCATCTCCTCGTTACAAAGGCACGAAATCAAATGTACActtagttatttaaaaaaaaaagaagaagaagactaTTAAAATCAATAATAGACATGTAGCCcagagaaataattttaaacatcaaCCATTACATAATAAAACCGCCtgcttgcttatttatttatttatttatttagtagggGGTTGCAgtgtcgcagtgggttggactggatcatgctctcccgtgggtttggggttcaagtcccacttggtcgtgccttgtgatggactggcatcccgtcttgggtgtgtcccctccctctccagcctttcgcactgtgttgcctggttaggctttggctcgctgcaaccccaaaggggacaagcggttcagtcagtgtgtgtgtgtgtgtgtgtgggtgtgggtgtgtgtgtgagggtgtgtgtgtgagatttgaaCTGTCGGCCCATTGAcccattttccatttctgtaaGTACGCGTTCCGAACGCTAGATGGCAATATTGTAGCGACTCGGAACACGTGCCCAACTGgggtaaaataaacaaaattaataaaatatttcgaTATAGGTAATCTACTGTTACTATTGcctgtcatcaaaaataaaaatatcataatGAAAGATGTGTCCTAATGAAACATATAGAATATAAGTGAGTACCTTACAGGTGCAGTGCTGGACAGAACCTGAGAACTATTCCCCAGGATGacagataataataaattgctGTGGAAATTTGAAGAGTGGATGTTTTGCCTTGTATAAAACGATACTAAAAATACAGCCGTGATTCTGTGGAACCAGTAGATAAACACCCTGTCAGATGTGTATAAAATTCCTTGTACCTGTGAGTCACGCTCCCTGACGACACTGAGTTCTTTAAGTCGTTCTTTAATTCTGTTGTTAGGACTGGATGGCTGCTAAAGATCAGGAAAACAATCACGAGTGAGTTCGCACCAGGATGCTCCGTCTCAGCATGGGTACGGCCTCCTTCCCTGGAAATAACTTCAATTTGGACAATCCTTGAGATTCCATACAAGGATGGAGCCCTGAGATTCAGCAGACGGAAAAGGTTGACGGGCAGCCGCCGTGCTGGGGCGCGTCACAGAGTCTGCTGCTGTGGAAACGGAATGGGGCAGTCCgcatgttccaaaaaaaaaaaggcagggcATCCGAGGAGGCGGGGAGCCGAGCGGGGGGCCGAgcagttggaggtggggggggggtgcttgtGTTTGAAAAGAGCAATTCCAGCCTCTGCTGAGCTCACTGCCTGATAGCTGCGGTGGAGCGACGCAGAGCAGTCGGCCTGCccacgttgtgtgtgtgtgagtgtgtgtgtgtgtgtctgagggcAGGCAGGCGAACAGGAGCAGCGATGAGAAACACCCCGGAGGGGAACAGGACACACAGTCAGTTCTCGGAGCAGACAATGGCTGCATCACGACCCCTGGATGATGCGTGGCCGGTTACCCCAGAGAGCCCCCTGCCAGCCGCCGGGGGCCCAGTGACCCGGTCCTGCTGAGTTCAGCGCGAGACGGGTGACGGCAGACTGCCGAGGACCGGCCATGTGGCCATCCAGGGGGGACTCCGGGCTCCGGTGGCTCAAGCCGAAGTTCAGCCGGAGGAGCACCCTGCTCATCGTCCTCTTCTGGTTTGGGATGTGGGTGTTTCTCAATGGCCTGCTCTTCGTGCACAGGACCATGATCTCAGACTTCTGTACTGATGACAAGAGTAAGAAGATCATACAAAGACTGGTAGGACTTTTACTTGCTCCTGCttgcgtacacacacacgtacacgtgcatacacacacataaagaagTGACATTGTATGCTGCAGCTACTGTGCTGGACAGCAGCACTCAGACAAGCTCATGATGAAAGAAGGTCAGCGGTCGTGTTGTTGTGTGGAAGTCCACATGGAGCCGGAGGGAATCGTCGGGGGTAGGCTTAATTTAAAAGACTCTTACTTGTCCCCTTCTGGCTTTTCCTCTAATGGTGGGGTCATAGGACTAGAAATCACAGCTGTGCTCTTGGGAGCTTCCATGAGTGGTCAGAACTCACAGATTAATCGTGGTATATTTAACATTGATTCACAGTGATAAAAAGTATCATTGCTTATCTataatgcattcattttcacttactgcttgtcctggttTGGGGTCGTGGAGGTCCATAGCCTATCCAAAAATCACTGCGTGAAAGGTGGGGCGAGGCAGGGATATattggataggatgccagtccatcacacaatATTCTTAGCTGCTGGTACTTGCACTTGTGGCAAGCAGTTACACTATAACTGTATCATTCTTGCAGtatctttcagtatttttcGTGTATCtctttagtgtgtgagtgacagagagtgtgtgtgtgttccactgatgtatggatgagtgactcactgtaagtagtgtatctagcagtgtaagtctttgggtgctctggtttcctccaacagtccaaagacatgctgttcaggttcacccatagtgtgtgagtgaaagagagagtgtgtgtgttccactggtatatggatgagtgacccagtgtaagtagtgtgtctagcagtataagtcaccatggtgaataaggtgtgtgggctggtaactacatagagttcattggaagttgctttggagaaaagtgtctgctgaataaaagcAAGGATGGAGTATTTTGATGCATTACAAAGTCGGAACAAAGCCAAAGACACCAAGGCCAGGGACAAAGAGGATTACGTTTTTAGAGTTACTTCATGATAGTCAAACACCCATTTCTAGAGCTTTCCCATAAAATTTTTACATGAGCATGACTCACAGagtcttaaaaaattaaaagaaaatgttttataattagggggtgcggtggcgcagtgggttggaccgcagtcctactctccggtgggtctggggttcaagtcccgcttggggtgccttgtgacggactggcgtcccgtcctgggtgcgtcccctccggccttatgccctgtgttgccgggtaggctctggttccccgtgaccccgtaagggacgagtggttctgaaaatgtgtgtgtgtgtgtgtgtgtgtgtgtgtgtgtgtgtgttttataattaATGTTTATGGACCTTGATCTTTCCTCCTTCTGCATTTTCCCCTGCTAAAAACAAATAtgactataaataaatatgcaaatccTTCCTCTCCTTGTTTTCCCTATATCAGCATTACATGGAATGAATTTAAGTTGACATGAGCAGCCCCACCACACCTTACCGGGTAAAATCAAACATGAAGGTAAAATGCTGTCAAACAAGGTACAAAATCACACAAGGTGGGGTAGGAGGACAGCCGACTGTCTGGATGAATGACTTACAGCAACTGTATAACCTCTGGATGAGcagagaaaaaggagaagagcgAAAATGAACTTCAATAGACCCCGATCCTGTGGTCAGTTCTTCCAAAATGCCATGATGGAAAGAGTGACttaaagagagggagagaagaggCAAAGAACAAACAGATGTGGAGGAGAGAAGGAAGACCAAGTTATAAGTTATTTTGTCACTCAGCTGTagttttataattatatatacatgtgttgatacagctgggtaaagtaaaaaatcattaaattccTCACTGAAGGCTTCGTCTCACACCTGGAGCAGCGCTGTTCTCATTAAGTCTATGGCGTTGTCAGtctctgaaaacacacacacacacaccccgttTGTTCCGGgtgggggtcgcggcaagccggagcctagccctgcaacacagggcttaaggcttgggggggaggggacacacccaggacgggacgccagtccatcacaaggcacctcaagcaggactcgaaccgcagacccacccgagagcaggcacaggccaaacccgctgcgcccaccgcgcccccctcctgAAAAAACAGAcgaagacaaaaaaatataaaacaggtTAAAGCACAGAAGTTTATTGAAAAGAATACAGCAGAAGGGCTTCggaaaaaccataaaaaaacttaatttttccaGGGTAATTGAGGAACGAGTTAAATTTTACTTCAAACTAtttcaaagcagaaaaagtGATAAGAAGACTCGAAAGCCCGGCCCatccaaaataaacaaatatatacacGAGAAGCACAAACATGAGGAAATGACCTTCTATTTTCCCAAACCCTCCCTTGGCAGCCCGCCTGGTTCCCCACAAATGCCATCAGACAAGTCTCCATCTCACATAAGATCTCCGGCTCACGTTGTTCTTCCAAAAAGGCTCAGTGGCAGgtctgcagtgatttattggTTATTATTGGTTATTATCCATATTTTGTTAGGTCTAACTGCAAGAAGAGGCTAAAGAAGGTGTGTGCTTAGTCTACGTCTCTAAAATTTGTTGAAATGGATGTTGAAAGGCAGCGTAACGTCTCCAGCAAATGAAATCTGACTTTAGGCATGTGGCTCTAATGTGTTCATAGCTCTGTCATCATGGTAGGGTTCTGTGGAATTTCTGTAGATGCCATTGTGTTCTTGCAGTTTTTATGTGCTTTGTAattcaaagtgatttttacTCTTTGTGTTGATTTTTGGTATTTAGACTGAGTGAGCTCAGCAAAATCATGTTGTCTGGCATGACAGATGATACAGATATGAGCAATCAGAAGTTCCATGTGAGCTGGAAGCAAAACCAAGAACTACTTTGCCATAAATAGCCATGGTTGAGGCTTCTTCTCTTGGGCCTCCTTGAAAGAAACAATTTCAGAACTTTCAGAAGTCTTCCTTCACCTCTGGTCGAGTTCTGTGTCATTCGGCCGTAATGATTTTAAAGTGCACAAAATATTCAGATGTATAATTCCAATCTGTTTCCCTCATGGTGGATTTTGGATCTTCATGAACATTAGGATCAACAAACAAACCCCAAGAGGCAGGTTCATGGATTTGACAGCTTGACAAATAatggtgataataataataatgataatgataataataaatggttaTTAACAGTAACTGGGTTTTTTATAATGAGAACTGACCCTTCTGAGcagattttcagaaataaaatatgctcATTACATGAGAGGAGTCTGTActtcattacttttttgttttatttcatccCTCGGTGATTATAGTTTCTTTTCAGCGGGATGCCTGTCAAGAGCACTGAACTCCAGCCTAATGGGTACCTTTGAGGATTCCAGCGTTTCAGAAGTTTGGAGATACACAAGCAGCTTTGCGGGGGAGGCCTTCCGTGTGCGCCGTAAAGGCACAGCCGCATTTATTTCTATATGCATTCGCGCTCGCAGAGAGATCTTCCAGGAATGCGACGTGTTCGGGTTATAGTTACCAGCGATGCCTGGAGGCACAGCTCTACCTGTGCTGCACCTGCCTGATGCAGGACGGTTCAAGTCAATGCACCAAAACATGTTTAACGTGCACGAGCACGTTCCCAACAGTTTGGGTGTCTGTTGCGAAGCTTAACAAAAATAAGGCAAACTTCTGTTGTGTAACCCCGACAAGGTGTAACCTTAGGCTACGCCGTTTCGAAAAGAACTCTGTGCGccctgaattattcattttcaacaaaTAATATTCAAATTCATCCCGGCAGCATTAAAAACTTTGCGCTGTTAGTTTGCGGAAAAACTGTTAATCGAGGTCTACAAGCGACCCACGGAAGCACAGTCGGCCTGCCTCATCCGTGGGTATATGGTTCCAGGACCCCGCGGATGTGCAAAAACCTTGGATGCTCAGGACACTTATATGAAATGATGTAATTTTACCCTGTACGTGTTCATAACTTGAAACCCCACCTATATGTACTATTTACAACTGCTAAACCCCACGTAAATCATACTGACTATATTCTCGGATACTGCATGCCACCATAAGAGTacaatttactgtacagtaatactgtacaccaacatacataaatgtatgaatttcaaatgttgctttttgagaaTATTCtggatttttcaaaaatattttcgAACCCCGGTTGGTCAAAACCTTGGATGCCAAACCCACGGATAAGGCAGGCTAACTGTATTTAAGACACACGGCGTTACTAGTGTAGAGTCTCAACTTATCTTCGTGGGAATTACATTTCGTTTAAAACCCAAGTCCAGCAGAATGCGCCTAAAATGGATTGTAGCATAAATGGTGTGTGATAGTTTCCGACACGGAAGCCACGCTAATGATCAAGCTCGTCTGTTTGTGCTGAGCTTTAGCACCCGCCACAAAATTCACTTTGGTCTTGGAAATGCGGAGCAGCACTTGCATGTGCGTGGCAAGGAGGCAACGAGTTTGATTCTGCAAGATCAAAAATAATGGCCTGTATCCGCAAGAAAGTCATCTGCAGCGACTTGCGTAcaaggcaacacacacacacacacacacattggctgaagtcGCAgtgagcctaacctagcaacacagggcacgaggctgtaggggggccgggggggatggacacacccaggacagggcgccagtccatcacaaggcaccccaagcgggacacgaacctcAGGCCCGtcagagagcgggcacaggtcaatcccgctgcgccgccgtgccCCCTAAGAATGcaatacacagaaaataaaaaaaaattctttatttattttttagctatAATCATGCAAACCCGCCTTTGTTTGCCAGTTTATTTCAGTCATCTTACCACCCTTGCAGGTGGCACTGGAACTTGTTTGTGTGTAAGAGACCTTCACTTGGTGAAACCTGCCGCTGGACTTCAACCGACTGACTTGAGCTACTTCTCAAGAATGAGTGATCAACGTGGGACCTCCACCCTCTCACATCCAGGCACCTTCTCCTTCCCTGATGAATCCTCAAGCCTCTTGTCAATGTTACCTTCCTCCACCCACAGACACAAATCTGCAACTGCCTTCCATCGCCATTCGAACTGGTTCTCCCCCCATGCGTAACTCGCTGCTCGTAGACATAACCGTTCCAAGATCAAAGCTGTAAAATCCACCTGTGAACCAACTTCCACCTCAGCTGCTCCCCTGAGTTGCTAGCCCACAACAGTCCCAGATGGGATCTGTTCCCTCCTGTCAGCTGTCTTTCCATGCTATCACATGGTCTTTCCTCTATTGCCAGCTGCCCTTTTCACAGTAGTCACTAGGTTTACTAGAGAAGACATTCAAGAACCAAGATTcaagtccaaagaaatgctgttcaggttcccccacagtgcgtgagtgacacatagagagtgtgttccgctgatgtatggatgagtgatccagtgtaagcagtgtatctagcagtgtaagtctttgggtgctctggtttccttccacagtccaaagacatgctgttcatgttccaccatagtgtgtgagtgacagtgtgtgtgttccgctgctgtatggatgagtgatccagtgtaagtagtgtatctagcagtgtaagtcaccatcgtgtataaggtgtgtgggctgataacactacacagagttcattggaagtgaataaatgtaaatgtaaatggaagatacacaggacaagatgttataccccctgcatatttttcaacaactgtacacaaagacccagtcaaaccaacaacatgaagccacagagaacaacatccagtgCAGCCAACATATGTCTCCATTAAccaagaccaagaagcttaactaccttttccaacccacccaccaaaccaacaaaccaaacccaCCTGCAAAAACCAACAAATCAAACTCACAAACCAAACTTGAtgcaccaaccaaaccaacatttaaattttgtttttttttttttttatttatcagtaaGGTTCAAAACGAGCAGGTATTTGATTgatgtcaaaaatgcattttttttaattgaactggCTTTCAGTCATTACACATTCAAAAATGAACAGGTCACTGTTCCCTGTGTACAGTTTACTGTAAGATGTACATGGAAACGCAGATTGTGTTAAGCTGTAAGATATGAAGAATACGGATTCAACAGAATTTCCTGGGTCTATGTGGGATTTGCCCCCTGTCTCAGTGCTTGCAAAGACAAACTGAGAACAGGGACTGGCAGTGGATCAGAGCGCAGAGAAGGAGGTCTGGTTCTCTCATTTGGCACGTGTCTCTCTTATTTCCAGTGCGACCAGTACAGACGGGGCGTCCTCACCGGGGACCTCTGTGAGGACCTGTGCGTGAGCCGGCGGCTGCAGTACAAGCGATGCCTTTACTACGAGAATGGCAAGAAGGTGCTGCAGGCTGACTGGAAGGGCGTGCCTGTGGTGCTCAAGTCCAAGCTTGAGAACTTCTCATCCTACGAGAGCCTCGGCCTGCTGGAGTACCAGGATACCCTCGAGCTGTCTGCTATGGATGTAGTTCTTTATGCCACACTGGAGATGAAGAGCTCACTGGGCCTGGAGGTGAGGAACACCACGGTGCCCCGGCTCTGGGGACGAGGGCTGCGGCGCCGGCACCAGGGGGGACTTTCACGGGCAGAGCTGGCATCACTCTGGTCCCTCTTGCAGCAGGAGGAATACACCTTCTTCCGGGTGCTTCAGGACCTCAGCCAACATGTGGCCAAGGTTCTGGGCTCCTGTGGACACTTCTATGCTGTTGAGTACCTGGTTGCCGGCCAAGCCTGGAGCCAGCACCTTTTTGCTTTGGAGGAGCTGCTGGGGCTGTCCACCAGAGACAAGGAGACAGGGCGAAGCCAAGGCGGCCTAGTGAGGGACATAGTGCTTCAGATTGCCCTCAGCTTCCTCGACATGGTCCAGTGCTTTGACGGTGACTTTGCACACCGTCTCCATCTCTGTGACATCAAGCCAGAGAACTTTGCTGTCAGGAAGGACCTCacggtgagtttttttttttggaccacaCCATTTGTACTcaaatatttcaacaaaaaaataattaatgatggCAATTGTGTTAATTATTTCTTGTAATCTGTCTGGCACACactggtgggggaaaaaacaagaaaaaacatgtttgtggTATATTTTCTGGTGTATATTGGCTGGATTAGAACGTTAAAACATACTAATAAAATACATCCCAATTTATTCggattaaattataaaattatttctttggtATTAAGCGCTTATTGCAGTGAAAAACAGTGATGAACTCGTTACATTTCCTtaataaaacatatgaaaaCTATAAAACATTTACTGCACAGCTAATGCTGAGCCTCTGAAATATACAACCTCTTGAGATCATTATACATCAGGGTGGACTTGAAATGCTGTTCTATAATGGatgttaaaaatcaaaaatatcaaACTATTTAAGAAAAGACAAATGATTCTTTTTTACCTCTACTTCTTCAGAGTAAATATaacatgaaaatgcaaaacatgaaaatgccTGGTGCTGCTTTTGAGTCTAATATGTAACTTTTGAATCCTGTCCATGGAGATGTTTAAGggggaaattaaatttatttatcagttATTATGATTCTTTCCTAGATTTCCTTTGATGACTGCATGTCAGTCTCAGCAGCCAATCTGGCAGATTATCATTTTCTTAATTCAAGTCATGCAAATGAAACAAATCTTTTACAGCGGTTTGTCATGTCTTGAAATTATGTTATTCACATTGAactattttggatttttttttttgcttcctggagcaatttctAAGTTAAAATCTAGGGCACcctctttaaataaaattggaCATTGTATTTTGCAACTGCATATAGATTGTTTGACCTTTATTGAACAACATGAAATATTATCAATGACTCTTTACTGGGGCAAAGGTATGTAGTTAGTGCATTATTCTACAGGTGTTGACCACATTGGTGGCATTTTTGTACTACCTACCCTGCAGGTGGTTGCAATCGATGTGGACATGGCTTTCTTTGAGCCAAAAATGAGAGCCATCCTAGAGCAGAACTGCACGACCGACGAGGACTGCAACTTCTTCGACTGCGTTTCAAGGTGCGACGTGAAGAGGAACAAATGTGGGTGGAAACGTGTGAATAGCAACCTTCAGGTAGGTAACAAGCCGGGCAGAGCATAAGTCATCCAAAATTTTTCAGGGCTGAAAAAGGAGGAGCCATTCAACCTTAGGACTTTTACATACAGTCCTAATAATATTTGCATTGTTAGTTttctatataaatgtttaaGCTGTGATTTATGTTTGTTATTAGTACCTTTATTATACATGTAAAGCAcaattatattatatacactcactggccacttaaTGGGGAACACGTGTTCACCTGCTCGTTCATGCAATTATCCAGTCAGCCAATCATGTAGTAGCAGCtcaatgcataaaatcatgcagatatGGCCAAGACCTTCACTTAATGATTACCTCATCAAGAAAAGCTGCTGGAACATCAGGATGGGGAAAAATTGTGATTTAAGTGACATGACTGACGGTACCAAACAAGGTGGTTTGAGTATTTTAGAAATTACAAATTTCCTGGGATTTTCTTGCACCACAGTCTACAGTTTACAGAGAATACATAACAGCGAGCAGCAGCTGGTGAGAgcggacagagggagagaggagaatggccagactggtttgagttTACAAGAAGCTACAGTAACTCTTTTAATTTTAACTACTCTTTACAACACTGGGGGGCAggatctctgaatgcacaacatgcCAAACCTTGAGGTGGacgggctacaacagcagaggACCACATTGGGTTCCACTCCcatcagctaagaacaggaataTGAGGTTACAGTGGACACAGGCTAACCAAATCTGGAAAGCTGAAGACTGAAAAACCATTGCGTGGTCTGACGAATCTCCATTTCTGCTGTGGTATATTGAtcgtagggtcagaatttggtgtaaaAAACATGAATGCATTCAATACATTGAGTTCAGTGTACTTTGATCTCAGTTCAATAGAGCACGTTTGAGATGTGGTGGAATGGTACAGTTGTGGCAtaaatgtgcagctgacaaattcACAGCAATTAGATGAGTTTTTCATATCAATATGCACCAggagtggggtgcggtggcgcagtgggttggactgcagtcctgctctccggtgggtctggggttcgagtcccgcttggggtgccttgcgacggactggcgtcccgtcctgggtgtgtcccctgcccctctggccttacgccctgtgttgccgggtaggctccggtttcccgtgaccccgtatgggacaagcggttctgaaaatgtgtgtgtgtgtgtgtatgcaccaGGATCTttaaggaatgtttccagcaccttgttgaatcctACAAAGAATCAAAGCTGTTAACAGAGCAAAAGGCAGTCTTACCCAGTATTAGAAGAGTGTTTCTATTTAagtggcctgtgtgtgtgtgtacatatatatatttgcagaGAAGAGCATTGATCAGCTTTGTGATCAGCAAAATATGTGTGAAATAAGTTCAGAGTTCTAGGGAAGACACATAATAACAGTGATGCTATTCCTTCACTAGGTGATCTGTGATAAGATCTTCAGACATTGGTTCTCCCCGACTCTGCTGGGTACCAGGGCAGGGCACCCCCTAGAGGTGGAGCTGCAGCGTGCTGTGCAGGAGTGTGCCGAGGTGGCGGGCGGCGAGAGAACGGATCGCGGCCGGGTCGTCCAGGATCGTCTTCTACACCTTCTTACCCAACTTTTGCAGGACGGAGGGGGGCGGAGCAGGAGGGCAGAGCAGGGGGGCGGGTGAAGGGTGAGGACAAGAGgggcaggaaaacaaagagtGGCGCTACAGCTATCCTTTTTATATTCAAGGCTGAACTTGGGACAGTGATGGCAGATGGGTAATAAGCTCTGTAAAGTGATCATGAAGATCATAATAGAGTCTGTGTTAAGTGGTCAGTGCTCCACAGATAACACAAGCAGTGGCTGCAGGAACAGATTAAAATATCTGTCCAACTCAATGAAATATTGttcaaaaaagaattttaacGATGAATCGAGAAAAGCGGGAAatcgctttt
This is a stretch of genomic DNA from Scleropages formosus unplaced genomic scaffold, fSclFor1.1, whole genome shotgun sequence. It encodes these proteins:
- the LOC108937525 gene encoding divergent protein kinase domain 1C-like, whose translation is MWPSRGDSGLRWLKPKFSRRSTLLIVLFWFGMWVFLNGLLFVHRTMISDFCTDDKSKKIIQRLCDQYRRGVLTGDLCEDLCVSRRLQYKRCLYYENGKKVLQADWKGVPVVLKSKLENFSSYESLGLLEYQDTLELSAMDVVLYATLEMKSSLGLEVRNTTVPRLWGRGLRRRHQGGLSRAELASLWSLLQQEEYTFFRVLQDLSQHVAKVLGSCGHFYAVEYLVAGQAWSQHLFALEELLGLSTRDKETGRSQGGLVRDIVLQIALSFLDMVQCFDGDFAHRLHLCDIKPENFAVRKDLTVVAIDVDMAFFEPKMRAILEQNCTTDEDCNFFDCVSRCDVKRNKCGWKRVNSNLQVICDKIFRHWFSPTLLGTRAGHPLEVELQRAVQECAEVAGGERTDRGRVVQDRLLHLLTQLLQDGGGRSRRAEQGGG